In Nonomuraea muscovyensis, the following proteins share a genomic window:
- a CDS encoding DUF1702 family protein, whose product MRLVAVLRLRIIQKILIGFVHAGSGFAAEILVDSRRRLLFGAFQTSLSGNGVRTVANPNSLIRSFLRRPLMLDPGDLDLVRRGFSPASPAVQPKLDAVVRSFAAGYNAMITGRPGEQAFPDMSPELRGFAFEGAAMSAVLLDLLTLTGGRRLATLHRHAGRRYAHLIHVGAGWAFARLHVSPWTAIRAHQPVLRWLAWDGWGFHQAFFRPEAVFDGQVERSARGAVLSIRDQGTGRALWFYAGADPARIADVIGGFPQGRRADLWAGIGLAAGYTGAQPADVLERLLQVSDGYHDHLAQGAAFAAKAHCLSGVVTSEVASAVKLLTGAETDVAAAWTDTALAAVKTAEDSPQTYERWRAGTRHAWSLHSGGGER is encoded by the coding sequence GTGCGTCTGGTAGCCGTGCTGCGACTGCGCATTATTCAAAAGATTCTTATAGGATTTGTTCACGCTGGTAGCGGTTTCGCCGCCGAAATTCTTGTTGACAGTCGCAGACGGCTGTTATTTGGTGCCTTCCAGACCTCCCTCTCTGGTAATGGGGTACGGACGGTGGCCAACCCGAACTCGCTTATTCGATCTTTTCTTCGCCGACCGCTGATGCTCGACCCCGGTGATCTCGATCTCGTCCGGCGAGGCTTCTCTCCGGCCTCTCCCGCGGTGCAGCCCAAGCTTGACGCCGTTGTGCGGAGCTTCGCGGCCGGCTACAACGCCATGATCACCGGCAGGCCGGGGGAGCAGGCCTTCCCGGACATGAGTCCGGAGCTTCGAGGCTTCGCGTTCGAAGGGGCTGCGATGAGCGCGGTCCTGCTCGACCTGCTCACCCTCACCGGCGGCCGGCGGCTCGCGACCCTCCACCGTCATGCGGGCCGGCGCTACGCGCACCTGATCCACGTGGGAGCCGGTTGGGCGTTCGCCCGCCTCCACGTGAGCCCGTGGACCGCGATCCGAGCCCACCAGCCTGTACTGCGGTGGCTCGCCTGGGACGGCTGGGGCTTCCACCAGGCCTTCTTCCGGCCCGAGGCCGTCTTCGACGGCCAGGTGGAGCGTTCCGCGAGAGGTGCCGTGCTCTCCATCCGCGACCAGGGGACCGGTCGGGCACTGTGGTTCTACGCCGGAGCGGATCCCGCGCGCATCGCCGATGTGATCGGCGGATTCCCCCAAGGCCGGCGCGCCGACCTCTGGGCGGGCATCGGACTGGCCGCCGGCTATACGGGAGCCCAGCCGGCCGACGTCCTGGAGCGGCTCCTGCAGGTCTCGGACGGCTATCACGACCACCTGGCACAGGGGGCAGCGTTCGCCGCCAAGGCTCACTGCCTGTCGGGAGTCGTCACCTCTGAAGTGGCGAGCGCGGTCAAACTCCTCACCGGCGCGGAAACCGACGTCGCGGCCGCGTGGACCGACACCGCTCTGGCCGCTGTCAAGACAGCCGAGGACAGCCCGCAGACGTACGAGCGCTGGCGCGCAGGCACCCGCCACGCCTGGTCCCTGCACTCGGGAGGCGGAGAACGGTGA
- a CDS encoding SRPBCC domain-containing protein: MEADQSRTFGTFTKRLATWWPIDSFAIEPGKVRDVCLEEWVGGRIYEVLDDGAERDWGHILRWDPPRMVAFTWEVIQGPVFTEVELLFKKLGPTLTRVEMTHRGWENLTPLLMDSYLAHQTGWPFILGRLQAVLSA, from the coding sequence GTGGAGGCGGACCAAAGCCGCACCTTCGGCACCTTCACCAAAAGACTCGCGACCTGGTGGCCGATCGACTCTTTCGCGATCGAGCCAGGAAAAGTGCGTGACGTCTGCCTGGAAGAATGGGTCGGCGGCCGCATTTACGAGGTCCTGGACGACGGTGCGGAGCGGGACTGGGGGCATATTCTCCGCTGGGACCCGCCGCGTATGGTCGCTTTTACCTGGGAAGTTATTCAGGGCCCCGTTTTCACGGAAGTCGAGCTTCTCTTCAAGAAACTCGGTCCCACGTTGACGCGTGTCGAGATGACCCACAGGGGATGGGAGAACCTCACGCCCCTGCTGATGGACTCCTACCTCGCGCATCAGACCGGCTGGCCCTTCATCCTGGGGCGTTTGCAGGCCGTGCTGTCCGCCTAG
- a CDS encoding ArsR/SmtB family transcription factor translates to MSGDLDEVLRAIAEPRRRAILRLVATEELPAGRIAEHFDVTRSAVSQHLQVLKDAGLIVERRDGTKRIYRASEDALGQLRDVVESLWRDSMMKARESVEGTDTGARDETAVG, encoded by the coding sequence ATGAGCGGAGACTTGGACGAGGTGTTGCGCGCGATCGCCGAGCCGCGGCGGCGTGCCATCCTGCGTCTTGTCGCCACGGAGGAGCTCCCCGCCGGCCGCATCGCGGAGCACTTCGACGTGACGCGGTCGGCGGTCTCGCAGCACCTGCAGGTGCTGAAGGACGCGGGGCTGATCGTCGAACGGCGCGATGGCACCAAGCGGATCTACCGGGCCAGCGAGGACGCCCTCGGCCAGCTTCGCGATGTGGTCGAGTCGTTGTGGCGGGACAGCATGATGAAGGCTCGCGAATCCGTTGAGGGCACTGATACTGGAGCGCGCGATGAGACGGCGGTCGGCTGA
- a CDS encoding ArsR/SmtB family transcription factor produces the protein MTTVLAEFARVAKALANPVRLHLLDLLSQAERSVEDLAGAAKVPIGNTSAQLKVLRDAGLVCSRREGTRIYYRLAGEDVALLYANLRKVSRKRALEPEITRMTSLRAVPSDPAITREELLRRRGDGRTVLIDVRPAVEYLSAHIPGAVSIPLEELRVRMDEIPVGVEVVTYCRSSHCLLATEAVWLLKAHGRCARPLEEGMLEWRLHRLPVEAGRSVAGRARPLRPREYAKSMAPGGIA, from the coding sequence GTGACCACGGTGCTCGCAGAGTTCGCCCGCGTGGCAAAGGCCCTGGCTAATCCTGTCCGGCTTCACTTGCTCGACCTGCTCTCGCAGGCCGAACGCAGCGTCGAGGATCTGGCCGGTGCGGCGAAGGTACCCATCGGCAACACATCCGCGCAGCTCAAGGTGCTGCGTGACGCAGGGCTCGTGTGCAGCCGGAGGGAGGGCACCCGCATCTACTACCGGTTGGCGGGAGAAGACGTGGCGCTCCTGTATGCGAACCTGCGGAAGGTCTCGAGGAAACGCGCGCTGGAGCCAGAGATCACCCGCATGACCTCCCTGCGGGCGGTCCCCTCGGATCCGGCCATCACCAGGGAGGAACTTCTGCGGAGACGGGGCGACGGACGGACGGTGCTCATCGACGTGCGGCCGGCTGTCGAGTACCTCTCCGCCCACATCCCCGGAGCGGTCTCGATCCCGCTCGAAGAACTCCGCGTCAGGATGGACGAGATTCCCGTCGGGGTCGAGGTGGTCACCTACTGTCGAAGCTCACACTGTCTGCTGGCCACCGAGGCCGTCTGGCTGCTCAAGGCGCACGGACGCTGTGCCCGGCCGCTGGAGGAGGGCATGCTGGAATGGAGGCTGCACCGCCTGCCGGTTGAAGCCGGTCGATCCGTCGCAGGGCGGGCGCGCCCGCTACGGCCTCGTGAGTACGCGAAGTCGATGGCGCCGGGTGGGATCGCCTGA
- a CDS encoding NAD(P)/FAD-dependent oxidoreductase: MAKTVIVLGAGVGGLNVASLLRERLPGSDKVVLIDQSFEGALGLSLLWVLRGWRRAADVTVCPSQDVLHGVEMVKARVRLIEPDRRKVVTDAGEFSCDALVIALGADLAPTMVPGLAEALEAGQAEEFYTLEGSARLHDRVRRFDGGRLAVLVAGVPFKCPAAPFEGALLLADLLRETGARDDVSIDTYTPDPLPMPVAGPAVGRTLVDMLTAYGIGFHGQRTVERVDGEAGELHFADGSRESFDLLAAVPPHRPPAAMRGTSLGPSGWIPVDARTFTTGSRGVWALGDVTLLTLPNGKPLPKAAVFAEGAADVVTNGVLRHLGYEAPEPWFDGHGSCYIELGDHLAAKGEGEFLAVPAPQVTLHEPSARFHEEKAAQETDWLKRWNA, encoded by the coding sequence ATGGCAAAGACAGTTATCGTCCTCGGGGCCGGAGTCGGCGGGCTCAACGTCGCCAGTCTGCTCCGCGAACGACTCCCCGGATCCGACAAGGTCGTTCTCATCGATCAGTCCTTCGAGGGCGCCCTCGGCTTATCGCTGTTGTGGGTGCTGCGAGGGTGGCGCAGAGCCGCCGACGTCACGGTGTGCCCGAGTCAGGACGTGCTGCACGGGGTCGAGATGGTCAAGGCGAGGGTCAGGTTGATCGAGCCGGACCGTCGAAAGGTCGTCACCGACGCGGGAGAGTTCTCCTGCGACGCCCTTGTGATCGCGCTGGGAGCCGATCTCGCGCCCACCATGGTCCCCGGGCTGGCGGAGGCGCTCGAAGCCGGGCAGGCGGAGGAGTTCTACACGCTGGAGGGCTCGGCTCGGCTGCACGACAGAGTGCGGCGCTTCGACGGCGGCCGCCTGGCCGTACTCGTGGCCGGCGTGCCCTTCAAATGTCCAGCGGCGCCTTTCGAGGGGGCCCTGCTGCTCGCTGATCTGTTACGGGAAACCGGCGCTCGGGACGACGTCTCGATCGATACCTACACTCCTGACCCGCTGCCGATGCCCGTGGCGGGACCAGCCGTCGGCCGGACACTCGTGGACATGCTGACGGCGTATGGCATCGGCTTCCACGGGCAGCGAACTGTCGAGCGGGTCGACGGCGAGGCCGGCGAGCTTCACTTCGCCGACGGGAGCCGGGAGAGCTTCGACCTCCTGGCCGCGGTGCCACCACACCGGCCGCCCGCTGCGATGAGGGGAACGTCGCTGGGTCCTTCGGGATGGATCCCGGTGGACGCCCGGACATTCACCACCGGCTCGCGCGGTGTATGGGCGTTGGGCGACGTGACGTTGCTGACCCTGCCCAACGGCAAGCCGCTTCCCAAGGCCGCCGTGTTCGCCGAGGGAGCCGCGGACGTCGTGACCAACGGGGTGCTTCGCCACCTCGGCTACGAAGCGCCCGAGCCGTGGTTCGACGGCCACGGCTCCTGCTACATCGAACTCGGGGACCACCTGGCCGCCAAGGGGGAGGGAGAGTTCCTCGCCGTTCCCGCGCCCCAGGTGACCCTCCACGAACCCTCGGCCCGGTTCCACGAGGAAAAGGCCGCCCAGGAGACCGATTGGCTCAAGCGCTGGAACGCATAG
- a CDS encoding ArsR/SmtB family transcription factor, which yields MDPLIHCFLEDYMVGDPSRKASLFDQIARVGKALGHGKRLELLDLLAQGERSVEVLAQTAGLGVTSTSAHLQTLKHGGLVSTRRDGTRVLYSLAGTDVVELYARLRNVAATHLADVQAAVAAYLGEHTEEVTRDELLERAASGKVTILDVRPKEEYDAGHIPGSVCIPIDELPDRLNELPADAEIVAYCRGAYCVFAPEAVRLLTGNGLQARRLTEGMLEWQVDGLPVETSDQ from the coding sequence ATGGATCCATTGATCCATTGCTTCTTGGAGGATTATATGGTGGGAGACCCCAGCAGGAAAGCCTCCCTTTTCGACCAAATCGCCCGCGTTGGTAAGGCTCTTGGTCATGGGAAGCGCCTGGAGCTCCTTGACCTGCTGGCCCAGGGAGAGAGAAGCGTCGAAGTCCTCGCACAGACCGCCGGGCTTGGCGTGACCAGCACGTCAGCGCACCTTCAGACGCTGAAGCACGGAGGGCTCGTGTCCACCCGGCGCGACGGCACGCGGGTGCTCTACAGCCTGGCGGGCACCGACGTCGTCGAGCTCTACGCCCGGCTGCGGAACGTCGCGGCGACACACCTGGCTGACGTGCAGGCGGCCGTGGCGGCCTATCTGGGAGAACACACGGAAGAGGTCACGCGTGACGAGCTGCTCGAGCGGGCGGCATCCGGCAAGGTCACCATTCTGGACGTGCGCCCCAAGGAGGAGTACGACGCCGGGCACATTCCAGGGTCGGTCTGCATCCCGATAGACGAGCTGCCCGATCGGCTCAACGAACTCCCGGCCGACGCGGAGATCGTGGCGTACTGCCGTGGTGCCTACTGTGTGTTCGCGCCGGAGGCGGTCCGCCTCCTCACCGGCAACGGGCTGCAGGCCCGACGGCTGACCGAAGGGATGCTCGAATGGCAGGTGGACGGCCTGCCCGTGGAAACCAGCGACCAGTGA
- a CDS encoding sulfurtransferase TusA family protein, translating to MVLLMELRHHISAIAPGDMVHLIAHDPAAPLDLAAWCHLTGHTYLGQVPGDQPTYAVRVEAGALTTEPRSPWRRRQTPT from the coding sequence GTGGTGCTTTTGATGGAGCTGCGGCACCACATCAGCGCCATCGCGCCGGGCGACATGGTGCACCTGATCGCGCACGATCCGGCCGCGCCACTGGATCTCGCCGCCTGGTGCCACCTCACCGGGCACACCTATCTCGGCCAGGTCCCGGGCGACCAGCCCACCTACGCGGTCCGCGTCGAAGCGGGCGCCCTCACGACCGAACCGCGTTCGCCGTGGCGGCGACGTCAGACGCCTACATGA